A region of Amyelois transitella isolate CPQ chromosome 19, ilAmyTran1.1, whole genome shotgun sequence DNA encodes the following proteins:
- the LOC106137240 gene encoding (2R)-3-sulfolactate dehydrogenase (NADP(+)): MPQVRVDEVKRFMEESLQAAGAPPSEAKAHAELLLHADVTGHYSHGLNRLELYINDIKSGATDPNGKPVVLKESAATAWVDGRDALGATVGNFCMDLAVKKAKESGVGWVSAKGCNHFGMAGFWALKAEQEGLIGMAFTNSSPVMVPTRSKQRACGTNPVAMFAPAANGDSLGVDMASTTAAMGKIEIQIHKGEPIPHGWALGPDGKTTTDAQLAFNTGHLLPLGGFEQTSGYKGFCLSAMIEVFCSGLSGANASHQVRSWSLDSNEGSPNLGQCFAAINPDCFAPGFAERVAHCLKAYRNLEPVDPSLPVLAPGDKERANAQMTKDRGTIMYAQRQIDVCNALAATVGVKPLKVV, translated from the exons ATGCCTCAAGTAAgagtggatgaagtgaagagGTTCATGGAGGAGAGCCTCCAGGCAGCTGGGGCTCCGCCCTCGGAAGCGAAGGCCCATGCTGAGCTTTTACTGCATGCTGACGTCACAGGACACTATAGCCATGGATTGAATAGATTAG AACTGTATATAAATGACATCAAATCAGGCGCGACGGATCCCAACGGCAAGCCAGTAGTCCTGAAGGAATCAGCAGCAACGGCATGGGTGGACGGCCGGGACGCGTTGGGAGCCACCGTGGGGAACTTCTGCATGGACCTGGCCGTGAAGAAGGCTAAAGAGTCAGGAGTGGGATGGGTTTCAGCTAAAG gTTGCAACCACTTCGGTATGGCAGGATTTTGGGCTCTGAAGGCGGAGCAGGAAGGGCTGATCGGCATGGCTTTCACCAACTCCTCGCCAGTTATGGTTCCTACCAGATCTAAACag CGCGCGTGCGGCACTAACCCTGTCGCTATGTTCGCGCCGGCCGCAAACGGGGACTCGCTTGGCGTCGACATGGCCAGCACCACGGCGGCTATGGGAAAG atagaaattcaaattcacAAAGGCGAGCCTATACCACATGGATGGGCTTTAGGTCCAGACGGCAAAACAACTACAGATGCGCAGCtg GCGTTCAACACAGGCCATCTTTTACCCCTGGGCGGGTTTGAACAAACCAGTGGCTACAAGGGTTTCTGCCTCAGCGCTATGATCGAGGTGTTCTGCAGTGGACTTTCTG GCGCAAACGCATCCCATCAGGTCCGGAGCTGGTCTCTCGACAGCAACGAAGGCTCCCCCAACCTGGGGCAGTGCTTCGCTGCCATCAACCCGGACTGCTTCGCGCCAGGGTTCGCCGAGAGGGTGGCGCACTGTCTCAAGGCTTACAGGAATCTGGAACCG GTGGATCCATCATTGCCAGTCTTGGCTCCTGGCGACAAAGAGCGGGCCAACGCCCAGATGACCAAAGACCGAGGGACCATCATGTACGCTCAACGTCAGATCGATGTGTGCAATGCTCTGGCCGCCACTGTAGGCGTGAAACCTTTGAAAGTTGTCTAG